A segment of the Sphingobacterium oryzagri genome:
TGTTCACCGCCCTTAATATTCTGGGACTTGCTATCGGTATCAGTGCCTGTTGGATTGTTTTTAGGGTCGTACATTATGAATTCAGTTTTGATAAGCATATTCCAGAAGTAGGTGATATACAACAAGTGTTTTGCGTAGATGATGAACCAAATGCCAGTTCTGGGTTTGTTGGTGTGCCATTGGGCATGGCGCCTTTACTAACGGACCAAGCACTTCCTGATGCCACAGTAGTGCCGGTATATACACAATATTTCGAACGTCTGCAAATCTCGCAATCTGGTACAGATAAGCCCTTTTTGGTCGAAGAACCGGAAAAGATCATCGGAATCAATACCAGCTATTTCGATATGCTTCCGTATGAATGGCTGGCAGGTCAAGCAAGCACAGCATTGCAAGATCCGTATAGCATGGTGATTCGAGACGACATCGCTGCGATGTACTTTCCGGGTTTGCGAAACCATCAAATCATCGGAAAAACAATTACTGCCGACTCTACACAGTATACCATATCCGGCGTTGTGAAGACGTTGCCCTATCCAAGTAGTTTTCAGGCCAAAATATTTATTCCCATACCGAATAAAGAATGGTCCAACCATGATTGGTTGATGCTGAACTCTTCTTACCTACTCTATATCAAAACTAAAAACACTGCCTCGTTAAATAGACTATTAGCAGTAGCGCAAAAAGAATACGATAAAATTGGTGCTCCCGAGCACCTAAAATTTGGTGCTGCCAGCAAGTTTGAAACATTCCCATTAGCGAAAAAGCATTTTGAAAAAGCTTACGATAGTGAAGGAATATCCTCCGACAAAAAAGTGATGTATGGCTTGGTTGTTATAGGTTCTTTTTTACTACTACTGGCCTGTATCAATTATATAAACCTGAGCACTGCACAAATCCCTCAGCGTGCAAAAGACATTGGCATTCGCAAAACTTTAGGCGTTCGTCCGCTACACATTACCTTCAGCTTTTTCGTAGAAACTTTCTTTATTACGATATTGGCTTTAATACTCTCCTGGCCAATCGTCAAACTTTTCGAAATCGGCTATCCCGAGTTTATTCCAGAGGGAATTAATACGTTTGATAACAGCGCGATGGTATCCTTATTTTTGATCGGATTGATTTTTACTATTTCATTGCTATCCAGCATTTATCCAGCTTATCTGATAAACAATTTACGATCAATAGAAACACTCAAAGGCAAAATCGACGACAAAATAAAAGGCACTCGT
Coding sequences within it:
- a CDS encoding ABC transporter permease encodes the protein MLNLKITLRQLWRNRLFTALNILGLAIGISACWIVFRVVHYEFSFDKHIPEVGDIQQVFCVDDEPNASSGFVGVPLGMAPLLTDQALPDATVVPVYTQYFERLQISQSGTDKPFLVEEPEKIIGINTSYFDMLPYEWLAGQASTALQDPYSMVIRDDIAAMYFPGLRNHQIIGKTITADSTQYTISGVVKTLPYPSSFQAKIFIPIPNKEWSNHDWLMLNSSYLLYIKTKNTASLNRLLAVAQKEYDKIGAPEHLKFGAASKFETFPLAKKHFEKAYDSEGISSDKKVMYGLVVIGSFLLLLACINYINLSTAQIPQRAKDIGIRKTLGVRPLHITFSFFVETFFITILALILSWPIVKLFEIGYPEFIPEGINTFDNSAMVSLFLIGLIFTISLLSSIYPAYLINNLRSIETLKGKIDDKIKGTRLTLRKSLIVFQFVIAQFFIVSAIIIGQQLDFTINTDLGFKHEAIVNIRIPYKSYQNSDVNPLLYRRALEKHSEIASVSVGHEPLNNSYWGNIYHFAADTGKIQLNTPRKYIDENYLNLYEIQLLAGRNIQFTDTMREVLINESAMKALGLKTPEDAVGKQLTRTDNATYPIVGVYKDFHQRSLRDKTAPLILGSSNIGAQLQYFNVKLPADRKKWQAAFSIMEKEWKSFYPNAPFEFKFNEEKIKNLYEKDYRTAKLIDLATVITIVISCFGLFGLATLTAFQRTKEIGIRKVLGASISKIVAMLSKDFVILVTIAIVVATPIVWLAMNKWLDDFAYRIEIEWWIFIVAGLLSIVISLLTVSYQAIKAAIVNPIDSLRDE